Proteins co-encoded in one Neovison vison isolate M4711 chromosome 9, ASM_NN_V1, whole genome shotgun sequence genomic window:
- the PTPDC1 gene encoding protein tyrosine phosphatase domain-containing protein 1 isoform X4 has product MARPSTELLEKYGLIEQFQSHGIKTVINLQRPGEHASCGNPLEQESGFTYLPEAFMEAGIYFYNFGWKDYGVASLTTILDMVKVMTFALQEGKVAVHCHAGLGRTGVLIACYLVFATRMTADQAIIFVRAKRPNSIQTRGQLLCVREFTQFLIPLRNIFSCCDPKAHAVTLAQYLIRQRHLLHGYEARLLKHVPKIIHLVCKLLLDLAENRPVVTAEVAEVPSLSAEIEKTVSEMITLQLDKELLRQGSDASDCFPATAVATDFENQDVILSSEQGIDPLWKRRNVECLQPLTHLKRRLSYSDSDLKRAETLLEHGETPWTGPAQALLGHNPGPQKPVSHCYTPQSPQLEPSKETLVRNTFSFWNQAKFGGLEGLKDEESPLFHRETVAKEVQRSRTFSSGVSGSYNPREPVTLNLADSLTESDSFPQQAPRCQYETPAGCCSDTPRRPLDCGFSSKAPFSGGRSPAQDGRDVSAAAAYGVVQSGLSAEARRVLAAKALASLDEFAEKEEVKRKVEMWQKELNSRDGAWERICGERDPFVLCSLMWSWVEQLKEPVITKQDVDTLLGSRSDTADALSLLEKFLQTQGQHQTILCVLHCVVSLQAIPADVEEAILARAIKAFTKQVNLDSENGPVVYNTLKKIFKHTLEENRKMMKDGPQPDV; this is encoded by the exons ATGGCTCGCCCGTCCACGGAGCTCCTCGAGAAGTATGGCCTCATTGAGCAATTCCAAAG TCACGGCATAAAAACAGTCATCAACCTGCAGCGCCCTGGCGAGCATGCCAGCTGTGGGAACCCTCTGGAACAAGAGAGTGGCTTCACATACCTTCCTGAAGCTTTCATGGAGGCTGGCA TTTATTTCTACAATTTTGGATGGAAGGATTATGGTGTAGCATCACTCACCACCATCTTGGATATGGTGAAGGTGATGACATTTGCCTTACAAGAAGGAAAAGTAGCAGTCCATTGTCATGCAGGGCTTGGTCGAACAG GCGTTTTAATAGCATGTTACTTGGTTTTTGCAACAAGAATGACCGCTGACCAAGCAATTATATTTGTTCGGGCAAAGCGACCCAATTCCATACAAACTCGAGGACAGCTGCTCTGCGTAAGGGAGTTTACTCAGTTTCTGATTCCTCTTCGCAATATATTCTCTTGCTGCGACCCCAAAGCGCATGCCGTGACTTTAGCACAGTATCTTATTCGCCAGCGGCATCTGCTGCACGGGTATGAGGCCCGACTCCTGAAACACGTACCCAAAATTATCCACCTCGTCTGCAAATTGCTGCTGGACTTAGCCGAGAACAGGCCAGTGGTGACGGCAGAGGTGGCAGAAGTGCCCAGCCTGTCCGCCGAGATTGAGAAGACGGTTTCTGAGATGATCACCCTGCAGCTGGATAAGGAGTTGCTGAGGCAGGGCAGCGACGCATCCGACTGCTTCCCCGCCACCGCGGTGGCCACGGATTTTGAGAATCAGGATGTGATTCTTTCCAGCGAGCAAGGGATTGACCCTCTCTGGAAGAGGCGGAATGTCGAGTGCCTTCAGCCCCTGACTCACCTGAAAAGGCGACTCAGCTACAGCGACTCGGATTTAAAGAGGGCTGAGACGCTTCTGGAGCACGGGGAGACTCCGTGGACGGGGCCTGCCCAGGCCTTGCTTGGCCATAACCCTGGGCCGCAGAAGCCCGTAAGCCACTGTTACACCCCCCAGTCTCCACAGCTTGAGCCAAGTAAGGAAACGCTTGTCCGAAATACATTCTCTTTCTGGAATCAGGCTAAATTTGGAGGCTTGGAAGGACTCAAAGATGAGGAGTCACCGCTTTTCCATAGGGAGACTGTTGCAAAGGAAGTACAGCGGAGTAGAACCTTCTCGTCGGGTGTTTCAGGTTCATACAACCCTAGGGAGCCAGTTACACTGAACCTTGCAGATAGCCTGACGGAATCAGACAGTTTTCCCCAGCAAGCGCCCCGCTGTCAGTACGAAACTCCCGCCGGTTGCTGCTCCGACACACCCCGCAGACCCCTGGACTGTGGCTTCAGCTCCAAAGCACCCTTTTCTGGTGGACGCAGCCCAGCCCAGGACGGTAGAGATGTGTCCGCAGCTGCTGCATACGGTGTTGTGCAGTCGGGACTGAGTGCCGAAGCCAGGAGAGTACTGGCAGCCAAAGCCCTGGCAAGCTTAGATGAGTTCgcagagaaggaggaggtgaAGAGGAAGGTAGAAATGTGGCAG AAAGAACTAAATTCCCGAGATGGAGCTTGGGAAAGAATATGTGGCGAAAGGGACCCTTTCGTCCTGTGCAGTCTGATGTGGTCCTGGGTGGAGCAGCTGAAGGAGCCCGTGATCACCAAACAGGATGTGGACACGCTGCTCGGCAGCCGCTCGGACACCGCGGATGCGCTCTCTCTGCTAGAGAAG TTTCTGCAAACACAGGGCCAGCACCAGACCATTCTCTGCGTGCTGCACTGCGTCGTGAGCCTGCAGGCGATCCCTGCCGACGTGGAAGAAGCCATCCTCGCCCGCGCCATTAAAGCCTTCACCAAG CAGGTTAATTTGGACTCTGAAAATGGACCAGTAGTTTACAACAccctgaagaaaatatttaagcacacactggaagaaaacaggaaaatgatgAAAGATGGCCCTCAGCCTGATGTTTAG